One genomic window of Bactrocera dorsalis isolate Fly_Bdor chromosome 4, ASM2337382v1, whole genome shotgun sequence includes the following:
- the LOC105222643 gene encoding uncharacterized protein LOC105222643, whose protein sequence is MYKFVFVAIVALATLQFQQNDAFIIVSKSVGAAPASSAAPAAPALDPNALIQGLTNAVTAKIQTVTQVVGGLVQAKTNLKQSLLRNVLNTVSSASAALPKPTYITKTIRIPIFVKGGAAPAAPAAPATPAATTAAAPSEPEATTTAAQSAGYSYGSYGYRHRH, encoded by the exons atgtataaatttgtttttgtcgcCATCGTGGCTTTGGCCACCTTGCAGTTCCAGCAGAATGATGCATTCATCATTGTTTCGAAAA GTGTTGGTGCCGCCCCGGCCAGCTCTGCAGCCCCTGCAGCACCCGCCTTGGATCCCAACGCGCTCATTCAGGGTCTAACCAATGCCGTGACTGCTAAGATCCAAACCGTTACACAAGTGGTTGGTGGTTTGGTGCAGGCCAAGACAAATCTGAAGCAGAGTTTGTTAAGGAACGTATTGAATACGGTTAGCAGCGCCAGCGCCGCACTTCCGAAGCCAACTTATATTACGAAAACCATTCGCATACCCATTTTTGTGAAAGGTGGCGCCGCACCAGCCGCTCCAGCTGCGCCCGCCACGCCTGCTGCCACCACAGCTGCAGCCCCATCGGAGCCCGAGGCAACTACGACGGCTGCCCAATCGGCTGGTTACTCATACGGTTCATACGGCTACAGACACCGTCACTAA